TCTAACAGGACACACTCCGCCAGCGACTTCTACTTCAGCCTCAGGGATTTCTCTTGGGATGTGCCCCTCCAAAAAAAACCTTTAAAGGAAGGTGATCCGCCTAATCAGATGccaaaaccacctcagctgactcagtTTGATGATGAGGAGTAGAAGCGGCTCTGAGTCGGAGCTCCCCCTTCATCTATGCAGCTCCTTTTGAAATAGCCTTTATTTTCATCTGCACCAAAATCGCTAATTTATATTTCAGACATGAAGCATTAGCTGTGTTTTAGTGAAGAGAAAGAACTCAACTTGACGTTTTTAAAATGTTTGCTAaacaaaaccattaaaagaatattACAAGCACCACATGCaataaataaatgcaaaaaaaCTTGCACTTTGACccaaaaaaaaacgtttttcttGACGTCATATTGAGAATGGAAAAGTTATACGTTGGTAGTTCATTTGTGTTGTTTATCAAATTCCATAATTTGGTTCTTTTTGGCACACAGTGTATTAAAGATTTCTTGTTTTTTTAAGCGTTGCTCTATGAAAGGTTAAGCCAAAACTTGTtagcaaaaaaggtaaaaacaaatctgaAAAATGATTACATGATTTTTTTAATCAATTAAACACTACAATGTAGGTAatttgctgctgttgttttcacaatctgctattatattatatattctgAACAAATATCAATGTGTGTATTGTGCTGTCTCTCAGAGAGGAAACATACTTAGCCTACTTCACTTTTGTTATTATGAAAAAAAGATATGTACAATTTTTTTAATGGTGTTTTTAAATTGTTACAAGAGTTTGGTGCCACAcctgttttattttaaataattagTGAGTGTTAAACTTTTTTTAATGTGTCCAAGCTACTGTGCTCCTAGCTACTTTTGAACAAAGTTAGACAATATTTGCAATTTTTCATCTCCAATAATTGTTAAGCCAGACctaaaaaggtaaaaataatacAGTAGTGAACTAACGGTGAGCTACTGATCTGGAACCAGCTATTTTGCTGTAACTAGCTTTTAACGTCTAAACGTTCAACAGCCCGGGTTACTAACTTTTCGCAGAAAATTACTGAATtacttaaaaaataaacaattagaAACAGTCAAAGGGAAGCAGGGCAGACTTACTCTTCGGCGTTTGTCGTTTGAGTTATGCAGAGGCGACCGAGTGTGTCGGAGTCTCACCGCAGATTGAAGACTCCTCCGAATCCTCCTGGCCAGCTCGAGAAGGGTGACGTCACTTCAGGAACCCAACTTCTGATCTCAGATCAGCTGTCACGAGCCCATCCGTCACATCATCTGTGTGAAGAGAAACCCCCAAATCTACACGGTTTGTGACAACCAGTAGAGAACATTTTTATAAACATAGCGTTATTTCTAGGGAATATATTGGATTCGCACGTTGCTTTTTCATTCCCAAGCAGTAAAATGTGATTCCGGTGATGTGATGGTGCAGGAATAAGGACTAAAtgtgaaaatgtttaaatttaaatttaatcAAAAATCACAAAATTGAACacaaaaaaatcacaatttgagAAGAAAAAAACCCCACAAAGATGGTCAAAATGAAAGCAATGAAAGTATTTTGCCTTTTTATCTAATTCTGATGTAAACTTGTTATAATATTATTTGCTACACAATTCCTGCTTTTCTGCAAACAAATCGTTTCATTCATTTTTGGCTTAATTTAGGAGTGTATGACGAAATTCTACCTTTCTGAGAGAAATACAGTATGTTGTGCCTTAGTGCCAAAGATCAGATTGAACTAACCTAATccagtattttatttaaaaactaaGACCTGACCAtatcatttaaaacatgtttattttcttGCTCTGTGTCCTTTACACTCAtagatttttctctttttttaattcatcatcacGGCATTTACATGAGCCACTATGTGTGCACGGCTGCATAACAGCAATCATTTGGTGGATTTGTCTTTTAAGCAGCAACATGTCTGGGTTTTTAATTTTAGAGAATGAATGGAAAAGATCTGAGCAGTGTCAGGTAAAACATAAATGTCATTTGTgtgttgctgctgcagcatgtTGGGGGAAGGGCAAACGCAGGTCCTTCTAAAgagattttttttctcaaaagCATCATGATTAGAAAGTATAATGAGACCAGAGACACAGAAAAGATCATCTCTATAGAAACagtagaatatatatatatatatatatatatatatatatatatatatatatatatatatatatatatatatggaataGTGAATATTTCATAATAGGATTGTTAATTCTGTGGCTTTATACAGATGTTAATGACATAAGAACACACAGCTCTGATCATTTTTAACACAAAAACcatgcatttttttaaatgattgtcAGTTTTACATTatttgtgcacacacacataggGTGTCTGCAACATTTAACTCTCAGTATGATGAAACAAAAATCCTTTTAACACACTTTAGATGCAAAAATCCTGCAGATAATAAAACACATGTGCTAGTTTTAGGTATTAGGCTTCTGTCAAGCAACACTGCATTCATTTTTGTCATGCATATTAGAGCTTTACACATGCACGCAGTAACTGAGATAGTGAAACAGTAAATAAATATGCAGATCTAATCCTGCCTTCATGTATGTCTCTTACCATTCATGTCACTGTCCACTCAGAATCATCCTCCTCCAGTTCACAACCATTCATGGCAGATGTGTGAATAAAACTCATTCACTGTTATTTGAGTGAAAATAGGCCAtcgctgatttttttttttttttttgatgagaCAACAACCCCCTCTGTGACAATAAAATACAGATGTCCTAGTTtacagaaaaaatgttttaaagcatGTGACGGAATGAAAGCCACACGCTTCAAAAACAGATTTTAAATTTGTgtgaaataatttttttatacctgttggtttaacttaaaaaACAGACTGGATACCAAACTAAATCACAGCTTTGTTTTTGACGTCACAGCTGTAACACTATGATGGCAAAAGCACCTAAATGAGGTCAGAAATGAAGACGTCCAATAGAATTTTGTTCAATTTGGTGGGGAAAAGTTGCATTTATGGTTTTCCTAATagaaaaatcacattttattgaAAATGCTCTACATACGGCTACCAATACCATTATAACTTCTTAGAAATAAGCTAAAATAATGACTtgcataaaaaaaacattttgtttttttacaaccaCAGAGGCTTTCAGTGCTGAAATAAATCACAAGACACTTTTAATTCTTCCCTCAATTCAAGCTGGCTTTTCACTAAAATATGTATTTCTCACCTCTAGATCTTACCTTTTCACAAGAACATTTAGGAATAAACTTACACTCAAACAACCAATAAAAAAATCATTATTATTGCTAAATAAACCTTTCTGCCATATTAAAGAAACTCAACATAAATGTGTTTCATTGTCCCATCTGGCGGCCAAACCTTGAAATTACATCATTAATATGCTTATAGTGCTAATTAATATCAGTGTGCAGCCAATTTAAATAATTGATCATAAATGCATCAAAAAGAAGAATTTTTAGCCCAGATTTGAAAATGTTTTGTTGGATGATTTCTCAGATGGCTAAAATTAGATGTGCATAAAagcaaacttaaaaaaaaaagaattaaatatATCCTTCTGTCAGTTCTGTTTCACATTAGCTCAAGTCATCAAAGCTGCCAGTCCCTGATGAGAACGATATTTCAGATCAAAGCGACTCAAGAAATCCTTTAAGAGCTAATTAGCCTCCAGTCACGTGTGCTGCCCAATTTATCCTTTTTGTCCTAATTTTgagtcatttatttataaagcttcaGCTTTCCTGTGCAGCTAAAATCAGGATAATTTAATGCAATCATAGTGCTGCAAAAATATATGTATATGATGTAATTCCTCAGCAGCTCTTTGTAGATCTAAGGGAGCagggtgggttgtccagtaatcggaaagttgcgggttcaatcccggctggtggtggtcggagggcccGGTGGCACCATCTCCCCCCTCAGGGCAGCCATGGCTACATCCTAGCTCACCCCCACCGGCAGGTCAATGTTTGTGAATGACTGTgatgtaaagcaccttggagggttGTCGAACCCTAAGaatgcgctatacaaatacaggctttTACCATTTAAGTGGGTAAAAACCAAACACACAAATCAGGCAATGATAATTGCACAATTTAAAcctcgtttttttttttggtctgagGCTTTTGCAGTTTAATTAATTATTAGAAAATAATGAACTCAGAAATGTTCACAAATTCTCCCAAACAAAGACTTCAGTTATTAAAATGAAACACAAAGGAGCTAATTCAGTTTGATTTATTTACAACGTTCcaaaaaataaatcacaatttTAATTCACAGGGCAGCAAGAAGACAAGTTTGTAATAAAAATTATAATTTTGAACATTTGGCATACAAAAATGCTTAATTTTGAGAAGGTGTTTTTAATACAACCCTCAAAAATCAACCGTTCTGAAACGTTTCCAGGATCTACGATCACAACTTTGTCCCAATGAAAGGTTTGGAAGAGACGAAGCATTCACCCCAAACGACCCAAAGAGCTCTGCTATTTTCCTTTGCCAACACATTTCTTATGAAAGAAAATAAACGGGAACAAAGTCCAGATTTCACTGACTGGGCATCCTGATCACACACCCACCACCAAACCTCCATTTAAACCCAAAATCTGAATATTCCATCTTAAATATTTTGTCCAAACCCCTGAGAGGAGGAACGATGATCAAAATTTTTAACTGGTGGCAAAGCGTGCAGACAAATTTTAAACTACTGTTTCAGGGCAAGCTttcttttttgtttcattttactttgaataataaaagctaatcaaACTCATCATATAAATGCAGAAAACAGCCACTCAGTCGTGCTGTAGCTGGGTTAGCGTTTAGCTATATACGTACATGTGCAATCTATATCTTGGATTGATTCATACATCTAGAAATACGGTTTAGAAAAAGTGGCTTCTTTGATTTTAAACAAGAAAATGAGGTTTGATTGTGTGCTCCTATAGATTCAGGAAATCGCATTTAACTTCCATTTCATTTTTATCTCTGCTGCATAAAATTACTTTCTAATGTAGTGCTGAAACTCTAaatctgtgcaatagtcctgtaaCAGATGCTTTACATTGGCTCAGAACACATTCACCCTTTAAAAAAAAGTAATTATAAGTCAGagtttttacctttaattttTTAGGCTTTCTAGGTGTTCATGGTGGTATATTTAAAGATCTATGTAGAAAATACACCAATATGTTTGATCATTACAAATTACTTAAAAGCAGTAATGAAATGTGCATTAGTGAAGGTGTTAGTTTGGCATCCTTTCCCCCCATCAATCAAAAACATCATTGGTCAATAACGAAGCACAAAAATGGGCTCGTTTGTGCAGAAAACACCAAGCCAGTGAGAAAGGTCTGATGATTTGAGTTGTGGGAAACATTAGAGAGTTCTCCTATGGTACGCTGTTGGTCTCCTCAGCCTCCACCAGGCAGGACTGGTCGTTTTCCAGGACTCGGAACGGCGGGTGGTACTCGAACGCTGTGAAGACGCTGGAGCCAAGATTGTGCCTTTGGTGCAAAAACCAAATAACCGCAGAGACTCCCATGATGGCCACCACGCTGAGAATGACTAAGGCGGAGATCAGCGCGTTGGGTTCTGTGGAGAACAAGAAACAATGCAAGGAAGGTCCTAGCGCTAAATCACAGAGGAGGGGAATGCTCAAACAAACAATAGCAAATAGCTCAAAGGTGGACTTACGCTGCCTGGGTGTCTCCGCTtctgaaaaacaaaacagaatgcATCCAAGACCAAACACTCAAACCCAAACAATTACTTTGTGTAGCCTAAACAAGAGGACTCACTCTGAGCCGCCTCACAGACCACTCCGTTTTCCACGTCATCCGAGCAGCTGACGTTTTCCCACTTTCCCGTGTTGCCTTGCAGAGCCACACACGTTTCTGTTGGCAGCAGGTCCGACAGACCTGTGCTCTCCCAGTTAGTGTAGGTCACTGGGTTCTCATTTAACCACCTCATGGTATCACCTGAGCAGAAATGAAAGAAAACATGTCTCACTGTGCCTGATAGCAGCATGTCCAACTAAACACTGTAAAACAAACAATTTTCCACCTTCCCATCAGGTCCAATATCCAATATGACAGATTACCACTTAGAATCACGACCAGTGTGGTTTCACAAACCTCTGCTTACACAATACTTACTGTTTGTGTCATAATACATTCCCATCCACATGACAACAACACCTTTCCACACCTCACGACTATATTTAATGACAAAGTCATTGTCTTCTGCACTCTGGATAGTCAAAAGCTCTAGAAAGATGATAAAAAGAAGCACAAAGATGAGAATGTGGGTTTTTGGTTTTAGGGACAAAGCATTTTAAACGGCTGGCGTACCAAATCCTCGGCAGAGGGACCTTGCTCTCTCAAAAGTGTAGCTCTTGACATAGTCTTCTTCTCCATGGACAAAGTGGTAACACTTGTCTCCGTTGGGCACCCATGTTCGTCCATCTGCAG
This sequence is a window from Nothobranchius furzeri strain GRZ-AD chromosome 14, NfurGRZ-RIMD1, whole genome shotgun sequence. Protein-coding genes within it:
- the cd302 gene encoding CD302 antigen, whose protein sequence is MEPRKKSPRSLFVTSCVFLLCVGSQRVSAGDCPADGRTWVPNGDKCYHFVHGEEDYVKSYTFERARSLCRGFELLTIQSAEDNDFVIKYSREVWKGVVVMWMGMYYDTNSDTMRWLNENPVTYTNWESTGLSDLLPTETCVALQGNTGKWENVSCSDDVENGVVCEAAQKAETPRQQPNALISALVILSVVAIMGVSAVIWFLHQRHNLGSSVFTAFEYHPPFRVLENDQSCLVEAEETNSVP